One genomic region from Amaranthus tricolor cultivar Red isolate AtriRed21 chromosome 12, ASM2621246v1, whole genome shotgun sequence encodes:
- the LOC130797133 gene encoding glucan endo-1,3-beta-glucosidase-like: MQKKKIYIIDKATKFINKMKLISATLLLLVLLSPCLQPTEAQIGVCYGMRGDNLPCAQDVVNLYKSNNIGAMRLYAPDIDTLEAIKETNIKIMLGVPNENITEIGCNQSTADVWVETNVIPYAPSIKYIAVGNEIRPDNDTQIAPFVEPAMRNIYNSLNSYNLTAQIMVSTAIDTSLINNSYPPSSCTFKNLTYITPIIKFLRENNSPLLVNIQPYIAYKIDMKDIKLNYVLFTSPKPVFKDNKTSKYYQNLFDAIFDAVYTAVQKIDTPDIIFSNGDNKKLDKMVVSETGHPSKGEFKKKIMYDNGGNEDATTVENAKTYYTNLIKHVKKGTPLTQGQLIETYLFAMFDENEKSGDETEKHYGLFTPDGTPKYGHLNFCG, translated from the exons atgcaaaaaaaaaaaatatatatcattgATAAAGCCACAAAATTTATTAACAAAATGAAGCTAATCAGTGCTACTTTGCTTCTTCTTGTATTACTTTCGCCTTGTCTTCAACCAACAG AAGCACAAATTGGAGTATGTTATGGAATGCGTGGAGACAACTTACCATGTGCACAAGATGTAGTAAACCTCTATAAATCCAACAACATAGGCGCAATGAGACTTTATGCTCCGGATATAGACACACTTGAAGCTATCAAAGAAACAAACATCAAGATCATGTTAGGTGTCCCTAACGAAAATATAACGGAAATAGGTTGCAACCAATCGACGGCCGACGTGTGGGTCGAAACCAACGTCATCCCTTATGCACCATCCATCAAATACATTGCCGTTGGAAATGAAATTCGTCCAGATAATGACACACAAATAGCCCCATTTGTTGAACCAGCCATGCGCAACATTTACAATTCTTTAAATTCGTACAACTTAACAGCTCAAATTATGGTCTCAACCGCAATTGATACAAGTTTAATTAATAACTCGTACCCACCATCTAGTTgtacatttaaaaatttaacttaCATTACCCCAATAATTAAATTTCTAAGAGAAAATAATTCACCATTATTGGTTAATATTCAACCTTATATTGCTTACAAAATTGACATGAAAGATATAAAACTTAATTATGTATTATTTACTTCACCTAAACCTGTTTTTAAAGATAATAAAACGAGTAAGTATTATCAGAATTTGTTCGATGCTATATTTGACGCAGTTTATACAGCGGTACAAAAAATCGACACACCTGATATCATATTTTCAAATGGTGATAACAAGAAATTAGATAAGATGGTGGTGTCCGAAACTGGACATCCATCGAAAGGTGAATTCAAGAAAAAGATAATGTATGATAATGGGGGTAATGAGGACGCGACCACCGTGGAAAATGCAAAGACTTACTACACTAATTTGATTAAACATGTGAAGAAGGGTACTCCATTGACACAAGGGCAACTTATTGAGACTTACTTGTTTGCAATGTTCGACGAAAATGAAAAATCAGGGGATGAAACTGAGAAACATTATGGTCTTTTTACTCCTGATGGAACCCCCAAGTATGGCCATCTCAATTTTTGTGGATAG